In a single window of the Halobacteriovorax sp. DA5 genome:
- the speA gene encoding biosynthetic arginine decarboxylase — MTNETWTIQDSDRLYNVSKWSNGYFKIEENGQLKATPNPNKNVGIVINDVIEEAKEQGIQLPLVIRFHDILRSQVKLLNNTFQKVIDDEDYRGKFFGVYPVKVNQMREVVEEIVDAGSRYNYGLEAGSKPELLSALAYNNNADSLTVLNGYKDRDYLKLAILGAKLGRKVFVVIEKFSELRMLVELGKEHGVIPFIGIRGRMSVKGRGKWESSGGDKAKFGLTTSEIILAIEYLKKHDRLDMLKLFHFHIGSQITDIRSIKEAIEEGSRIYCKMQKIGAPLQYFDVGGGLGVDYDGTNSTNDSSINYSITDYITDIVYGLKSVCDLEGVEHPHIITESGRAITAHHSCVITNIIGEIDNTKIEFSTKQETGEHNLVTEMRQVGEVLAKTKNWQEAYNDAMKIKSDSIHAFKLGILELEERAKIETMHLRILKEISTLVPEEDFQSELMEDLENTLSGQYLCNFSVFQSACDSWAIEQVLPVVPLTRLNEKPGKRSTLADITCDSDGKIDRFYDPDEGFKKTIAVHQLTEGEEYRIGIFLTGAYQDVMGDMHNLFGRVNEVHVYADSDDPKGFYIEETVEGNSARQVLSTMQYNPEFMAFKVKRYIDRQVSRGRIRPRDGVSLVDFYEDCLKSYTYLK, encoded by the coding sequence ATGACAAATGAGACTTGGACAATTCAAGATTCTGATCGCCTCTACAACGTAAGTAAGTGGAGTAACGGTTATTTTAAAATTGAAGAAAACGGACAACTTAAAGCAACTCCAAATCCAAATAAGAATGTTGGAATTGTTATTAATGACGTTATTGAAGAAGCTAAAGAACAAGGAATTCAATTACCACTAGTAATTCGTTTCCATGATATTTTACGCTCACAAGTTAAGCTTTTAAATAATACCTTTCAAAAGGTAATTGATGATGAAGATTACCGCGGAAAATTCTTTGGTGTTTATCCTGTTAAGGTAAACCAAATGAGAGAAGTTGTAGAAGAAATCGTTGATGCAGGCTCTCGTTATAATTATGGACTAGAAGCTGGTTCAAAGCCTGAGCTTTTATCTGCACTTGCATATAATAATAATGCTGATTCTCTTACTGTACTTAACGGTTACAAGGATCGTGATTATCTAAAACTTGCTATTCTTGGTGCAAAACTAGGACGCAAGGTTTTTGTTGTTATTGAAAAATTCTCTGAACTTCGTATGCTTGTAGAGTTAGGCAAGGAGCATGGAGTAATTCCATTTATTGGTATTCGTGGACGCATGTCTGTAAAAGGCCGTGGTAAATGGGAATCAAGTGGAGGCGATAAGGCCAAATTTGGTTTAACGACTTCTGAAATTATCTTAGCTATTGAATATTTAAAAAAGCATGATCGTCTTGATATGCTAAAACTTTTCCACTTCCATATTGGATCTCAAATCACTGATATTCGCTCGATTAAAGAAGCAATTGAAGAGGGTTCTCGCATCTATTGTAAGATGCAAAAGATTGGAGCTCCTCTGCAGTACTTTGATGTTGGAGGTGGACTTGGTGTTGATTACGATGGAACAAACTCGACAAATGATTCATCAATTAACTATTCAATCACTGATTATATTACTGATATCGTTTATGGACTAAAGTCTGTTTGTGATCTTGAGGGTGTTGAGCATCCACATATTATTACTGAGAGTGGCCGTGCAATTACTGCACACCACAGTTGTGTTATCACTAATATTATCGGTGAAATCGATAATACAAAAATTGAGTTTTCAACTAAGCAAGAAACTGGTGAGCATAATCTTGTTACAGAAATGAGACAAGTTGGTGAAGTTCTTGCAAAGACTAAAAATTGGCAAGAAGCATATAACGATGCAATGAAGATTAAGTCGGATTCAATTCATGCATTCAAACTTGGTATTCTAGAGCTTGAAGAGCGTGCAAAAATTGAGACAATGCACCTTCGCATCTTAAAGGAAATTAGTACATTAGTTCCAGAAGAAGATTTTCAATCAGAGCTAATGGAAGATTTAGAAAATACTTTAAGTGGCCAATACCTTTGTAACTTTTCAGTTTTCCAATCTGCATGTGATAGTTGGGCAATTGAGCAAGTGCTACCTGTTGTTCCATTGACTCGCTTAAATGAAAAGCCTGGTAAGAGATCAACACTTGCTGATATTACTTGTGATAGTGATGGTAAGATTGATCGCTTCTATGACCCAGATGAAGGGTTTAAGAAAACAATTGCTGTACATCAACTAACTGAAGGTGAGGAGTACCGTATTGGAATCTTCCTAACAGGTGCTTACCAAGATGTAATGGGTGATATGCACAACTTATTTGGGCGTGTAAATGAAGTTCACGTTTATGCAGATAGCGATGATCCAAAAGGATTCTATATCGAAGAAACAGTTGAAGGAAACTCTGCTCGTCAGGTTCTTTCAACAATGCAATATAACCCAGAGTTTATGGCATTTAAGGTTAAGCGTTATATCGATCGCCAAGTTTCTCGTGGCCGCATTCGTCCACGTGATGGTGTATCACTTGTAGACTTCTATGAGGATTGCCTTAAGAGTTACACTTATCTTAAATAA
- the speB gene encoding agmatinase, whose translation MEKNLWKLAGLEAPSTPYDMAIVTDEVRPHSVNLVGFGFDGTACFRKGTRLGPDALREVSDGIETYSPYLDLSTEDCTFYDLGNLPVADQQEESWKVATACFEKNFDHINLKENDIKIMTLGGEHSISYAPIKKYLHDFDDLMLIHLDAHADLRDGYLGYHYSHASIIKRSLDHFGPKHNLIQYGIRSGTKEEYDYMNEHGTIAKSRAEFLDRVRAIPADRPVYLTLDLDYFDPSFFPGTGTPEPGGEDFHSFISFVKILLEKNIVGCDIVELAPEIDSSGNSSVFAAKVVREMILLLTSKTKS comes from the coding sequence ATGGAAAAGAACTTATGGAAATTAGCGGGCCTAGAGGCTCCAAGTACCCCTTATGATATGGCAATTGTTACTGACGAAGTTAGGCCTCACAGCGTCAACCTTGTTGGTTTTGGTTTTGATGGAACGGCCTGTTTTAGAAAAGGAACACGCCTTGGGCCAGATGCCTTAAGAGAAGTCTCGGACGGTATTGAAACGTATTCACCATATCTCGATCTTTCGACTGAAGATTGCACTTTCTATGATCTTGGAAATCTTCCTGTTGCTGATCAGCAAGAAGAGAGTTGGAAAGTTGCAACTGCTTGTTTCGAAAAAAACTTCGACCATATTAATTTAAAAGAAAATGATATTAAGATTATGACTCTTGGTGGAGAACATTCAATTTCTTATGCACCAATTAAAAAGTACCTTCATGATTTTGACGATCTAATGCTTATTCATCTTGATGCGCATGCAGATCTTCGTGATGGTTATTTAGGCTACCATTACTCACATGCTTCAATTATTAAAAGAAGTCTTGATCACTTTGGTCCAAAGCATAACCTCATTCAATATGGGATTCGCTCTGGAACGAAAGAAGAATATGATTATATGAATGAGCATGGAACAATTGCAAAGTCTCGCGCAGAGTTCTTAGACCGAGTTCGTGCGATTCCTGCAGATCGTCCTGTTTATTTAACTCTGGATCTTGATTATTTTGATCCAAGTTTCTTTCCGGGAACAGGAACACCTGAGCCTGGTGGAGAGGATTTCCATTCATTCATCAGTTTTGTTAAAATCCTACTAGAAAAGAATATAGTAGGTTGTGATATTGTTGAGCTTGCCCCTGAGATTGACTCTTCTGGGAATAGTTCTGTTTTTGCTGCGAAAGTTGTAAGAGAGATGATCCTACTACTGACTAGTAAAACGAAGTCTTAA